A single region of the Dromaius novaehollandiae isolate bDroNov1 chromosome 27, bDroNov1.hap1, whole genome shotgun sequence genome encodes:
- the BAK1 gene encoding bcl-2 homologous antagonist/killer produces the protein MASGNNGDPPGPRVRWDGDGRRPSQEVNSEDQVVEQTEEVFRSYAFHRYQQEREERGEEVPMDPEIAEIQQEPSSTGSLVGRRLAIIGDDINKRYDAEFRCMLKSLQPNKENAYEYFTRIAHSLFESGINWGRVIALLGFGYRMAIHVYQHGMTGFLRWIARCVAEFMLRNRIAQWIAQQGGWVAALDLDNVYMKYMLAVVALVMVGHLVVRRFFRP, from the exons ATGGCCTCAGGGAACAACGGTGACCCACCAGGCCCCCGGGTACGCTGGGACGGTGATGGGCGCAGGCCGTCACAAGAAGTCAATTCAG AAGACCAGGTGGTTGAGCAGACCGAGGAGGTGTTTCGGAGCTATGCCTTCCACCGCTACcaacaggagagagaagagagaggggaggaagtGCCCATGGACCCAGAGATTGCGGAGATCCAGCAGGAGCCGAGCAG CACGGGGAGCCTGGTCGGGAGACGCTTGGCCATCATCGGTGACGACATTAACAAGCGGTACGACGCGGAGTTTCGCTGCATGCTAAAATCCTTGCAGCCCAACAAGGAAAACGCCTACGAGTACTTCACCAGGATAGCCCACAG CTTGTTCGAGAGCGGCATTAACTGGGGCCGGGTGATTGCACTGCTGGGCTTTGGCTACCGCATGGCCATCCACGTCTATCAGCACGGCATGACAGGTTTCCTCCGCTGGATCGCCCGCTGCGTCGCAGAGTTCATGCTCCGGAACCGCATTGCCCAGTGGATCGCCCAGCAGGGAGGATGG GTGGCTGCACTCGATCTGGACAATGTTTACATGAAGTATATGCTGGCGGTGGTGGCCCTGGTCATGGTGGGGCATTTAGTGGTACGACGCTTCTTCAGGCCCTGA
- the TSPO2 gene encoding translocator protein 2 isoform X1 has protein sequence MFFLSDDQLLILIYNRQKTTSTHQTRMWAYTVGFTILPHVGGLFGWFINRKGVPVWYEKLKKPSWCPSRKIFPIAWTVLYTGMGYASYLIWNDLGGCNSKAIIPLGLYGAQLALNWAWPPFFFGIRNLKMALIDILCLDGLVIATMCSWYPINKIATLLMVPYLGWLAMATCLTIRIWKDNPEEKPGKAE, from the exons atgttctttctaaGTGACGATCAATTATTGATTTTAATTTACAACAGGCAAAAGACTACTTCAACTCACCAAACAAGGATGTGGGCTTATACCGTTGGTTTTACTATCCTGCCTCATGTTGGAGGACTCTTTGGCTGGTTCATTAATCGCAAAGGAGTGCCTGTTTGGTACGAGAAGCTAAAGAAACCTTCCTGGTGTCCATCCCGCAAAATATTCCCTATTGCTTGGACTGTCCTGTACACTGGCATGGG CTACGCCTCTTACCTGATCTGGAATGACCTGGGCGGCTGCAACAGCAAAGCCATCATCCCACTTGGCCTCTATGGGGCTCAGCTGGCCTTGAACTGGGCTTGGCCTCCCTTCTTCTTCGGTATACGTAACTTAAAGATG GCACTGATTGACATCCTGTGCTTAGATGGTCTGGTGATAGCCACGATGTGCTCGTGGTACCCCATTAACAAGATAGCAACGCTGTTGATGGTGCCTTACTTGGGCTGGCTGGCCATGGCGACTTGTCTCACAATCCGCATTTGGAAGGACAACCCTGAGGAAAAACCAGGAAAGGCTGAATAA
- the TSPO2 gene encoding translocator protein 2 isoform X2: MWAYTVGFTILPHVGGLFGWFINRKGVPVWYEKLKKPSWCPSRKIFPIAWTVLYTGMGYASYLIWNDLGGCNSKAIIPLGLYGAQLALNWAWPPFFFGIRNLKMALIDILCLDGLVIATMCSWYPINKIATLLMVPYLGWLAMATCLTIRIWKDNPEEKPGKAE; the protein is encoded by the exons ATGTGGGCTTATACCGTTGGTTTTACTATCCTGCCTCATGTTGGAGGACTCTTTGGCTGGTTCATTAATCGCAAAGGAGTGCCTGTTTGGTACGAGAAGCTAAAGAAACCTTCCTGGTGTCCATCCCGCAAAATATTCCCTATTGCTTGGACTGTCCTGTACACTGGCATGGG CTACGCCTCTTACCTGATCTGGAATGACCTGGGCGGCTGCAACAGCAAAGCCATCATCCCACTTGGCCTCTATGGGGCTCAGCTGGCCTTGAACTGGGCTTGGCCTCCCTTCTTCTTCGGTATACGTAACTTAAAGATG GCACTGATTGACATCCTGTGCTTAGATGGTCTGGTGATAGCCACGATGTGCTCGTGGTACCCCATTAACAAGATAGCAACGCTGTTGATGGTGCCTTACTTGGGCTGGCTGGCCATGGCGACTTGTCTCACAATCCGCATTTGGAAGGACAACCCTGAGGAAAAACCAGGAAAGGCTGAATAA
- the APOBEC2 gene encoding C->U-editing enzyme APOBEC-2, with amino-acid sequence MAEKQEEPSNTQNGEPDNAEEGEEKKKKKVKREDLPPFEIVTGERLPAIFFKFQFRNVEYSSGRNKTFLCYVVETQGKESVTSRGYLEDEHAAAHAEIAFFNTILPKCESSLRYNVTWYVSSSPCVTCADRITEILRKNKNLRLTIMVGRLFMWEEPEMQAALKKMKAAGCKLRIMKPQDFEYVWQNFVEQEEGQEAKAFVPWEDIQENFQYYEEKLADILH; translated from the exons ATGGCAGAAAAGCAGGAGGAGCCCAGCAACACCCAGAATGGTGAACCCGACAACGCAGAAGAGGgcgaggagaagaagaagaagaaggtgaaGCGGGAAGATCTGCCACCGTTTGAAATTGTGACAGG GGAACGCCTCCCAGCCATATTTTTCAAATTCCAGTTCAGGAATGTGGAGTATAGCTCAGGTAGGAACAAAACCTTCCTGTGCTACGTTGTGGAGACCCAAGGCAAAGAGTCAGTAACTTCTCGGGGTTATCTGGAAGATGAACATGCAGCAGCGCATGCAGAAATTGCTTTCTTTAACACTATTTTGCCAAAGTGTGAATCGAGCCTCCGCTACAACGTCACCTGGTACGTCTCCTCCAGTCCTTGTGTAACCTGTGCTGATCGGATAACTGAGATCCTGAGGAAGAACAAGAACCTGCGTCTGACTATCATGGTAGGGCGCCTCTTCATGTGGGAAGAGCCAGAAATGCAGGCTGCCCTGAAGAAAATGAAGGCAGCTGGCTGCAAGCTGAGGATTATGAAGCCTCAAGACTTTGAGTATGTCTGGCAGAACTTTGTGGAACAGGAGGAAGGACAGGAAGCGAAGGCTTTCGTGCCATGGGAGGACATTCAAGAGAACTTCCAGTATTACGAGGAAAAGTTGGCTGACATTCTACACTGA